In the genome of Lynx canadensis isolate LIC74 chromosome F1, mLynCan4.pri.v2, whole genome shotgun sequence, one region contains:
- the SH2D1B gene encoding SH2 domain-containing protein 1B has translation MDFGDTKGLPMDLPCYHGPLSKKDCETLLLKDGVDGNFLIRDSESMPGVLCLCVSFKNFVYTYRIFKERHGFYNIQTVEGAPKKIFPDLKELISAFEKPNQGLVVHLVRPIKKTSSRLRWRRSQIKLDNIYENSNSEYVEVLP, from the exons ATGGATTTCGGGGATACCAAAGGGCTCCCCATGGATCTGCCTTGTTACCACGGCCCTCTGTCCAAGAAAGACTGCGAGACTTTGCTGCTCAAGGATGGGGTGGATGGCAACTTCCTGATAAGGGACAGCGAGTCCATGCCGGGAGTGCTGTGCCTCTGCGTCTC GTTTAAAAATTTCGTCTACACATACCGAATCTTCAAAGAGAGACATGGGTTTTACAACATACAG ACCGTGGAAGGCGCTCCCAAGAAGATCTTTCCAGACCTAAAGGAATTGATCTCCGCATTTGAGAAACCAAATCAAGGGCTGGTGGTCCACCTTGTACGGCCAATAAAGAAAACCAGCTCCCGCCTGAGATGGAGACGGTCACAGATAAAGTTGGATAATATTTACG agaaCAGTAACAGTGAATATGTGGAGGTCTTGCCTTGA